In a single window of the Carassius gibelio isolate Cgi1373 ecotype wild population from Czech Republic chromosome A12, carGib1.2-hapl.c, whole genome shotgun sequence genome:
- the LOC128025179 gene encoding cdc42 effector protein 1, whose protein sequence is MNLGKLASLKGLVSHSSGKRRFKGDLTPEMISPPLGDFRHTMHVGRGGDVFGDTSFLSNHGGAGNNTDGDSCTSEKNEGFFSRTLRRVRRTPERPRGSSKDLSPPPPPISPIIKNAISLPRLDVDSPNGCPVKVLFPSPPKTPETSTYLYGLESGFVTLPRLSRTERPAQGSSPSACLPEIHRGSLTDTGIPSFPCSDSISPSDSMNSFTLDLGPSLMSEVFALIDSPVCEKTDPISEKTQATDDNSEVDSDPTTSLVDSLLREDYDGRTRLYGGEWKHSDFVNGESPKKSMLGDQMHPVSIEDHCMQPESFQRAADVLARHYGSGGLRNTNNNNSHRRGPYSYPDEEEEIKV, encoded by the exons ATGAACCTGGGCAAGCTCGCCAGCCTGAAGGGCCTGGTTTCCCACTCCTCAGGAAAGCGTCGATTTAAAGGTGACCTCACCCCAGAAATGATCAGCCCCCCGTTGGGTGACTTCCGCCACACCATGCATGTGGGCCGTGGAGGGGATGTGTTCGGGGACACCTCGTTCCTCAGCAACCATGGTGGAGCAGGAAATAACACAGACGGAGACTCTTGCACTTCAGAGAAGAATGAGGGATTCTTCTCCCGCACGCTTCGCCGTGTCCGCAGGACCCCCGAAAGGCCCCGCGGCAGCTCCAAGGACCTTTCACCCCCACCACCACCCATTTCTCCAATCATAAAGAATGCCATTTCCCTCCCCCGGCTGGACGTGGACTCACCCAACGGCTGTCCTGTGAAAGTGCTTTTCCCTAGTCCACCCAAAACACCAGAGACCTCCACATACTTGTACG GTTTGGAGTCTGGCTTTGTAACCTTGCCGAGACTGTCCCGCACTGAGCGTCCAGCCCAGGGCAGTTCTCCATCAGCCTGTCTGCCTGAAATCCACAGAGGCTCGCTCACAGACACGGGTATCCCGTCCTTCCCCTGTTCAGACTCCATCAGTCCTTCTGACTCCATGAACTCCTTCACTCTTGACCTGGGCCCTTCCCTCATGTCTGAAGTCTTTGCCCTGATTGACAGCCCTGTGTGTGAGAAGACTGATCCCATCAGCGAAAAAACACAGGCTACCGATGATAACTCTGAGGTGGACTCAGACCCAACCACATCTTTGGTGGACTCTCTCCTGAGAGAAGACTATGACGGTAGGACACGGTTGTATGGAGGAGAGTGGAAGCATTCAGACTTTGTAAATGGTGAGTCACCCAAAAAATCCATGCTGGGGGATCAGATGCACCCAGTCTCCATTGAGGATCACTGCATGCAGCCGGAGAGTTTCCAGAGGGCTGCTGATGTGCTGGCACGTCATTATGGGAGTGGAGGACTCAGgaatacaaacaacaacaactctcATAGGAGAGGACCATACAGCTATCCTGATGAAGAGGAAGAAATCAAAGTCTAA